ACGCACCGCCACGGTCGGCACCACCGGCACGCCGAGTTCGCGCGACAGCCGTTCGGGATCGAGCTTCAGCCCGTCGCGTTCGGCGAGGTCGATCATGTTGAGCGCGACCACCACCGGCAGGCCGAGCGCGATCAGTTGCAGCGTGAAGCGCAGATGGTTGTCGAGGTTGGAGGCATCGACCACCACCACCAAAGCGTCAGGCAGGCGCTCGCCGGCCTGTGTGCCGGCGAGGAAATCGCGCGTCACCCGCTCGTCGGGGCTGGAGGGTTCGAGGCTGTAGGCGCCGGGCAGATCGACCAGCTCGACCGGGCGGCCATCGGGCAGCACCAGCCGCCCGGAATGCCGCTCTACGGTGACGCCGGGATAATTGCCGACCTTCTGGCGTGCGCCGGTCAGCGCGTTGAACAGGGCGCTCTTGCCGGCATTGGGATTGCCGACCAGCGCCACCAGCGGCGCGGCGTTCATGTCAGCCGGCCACGATCAGGCGGCGTGCTGCGAAACGCGGATCGCGCCGGCGACGGTGCGGCGCAGCGCCACCGTCATGCGTCCGATCCGGCACGCGATCGGCCCCTTGCCGATCAGCGAGCGGTGCAGCACCTCGACGCCGACACCCTCGTCGAAGCCGAGTTCGCGCAGGCGCCGCGCCTCGGGCACGCTCAGTCGAGTCCAGTCGATCGCCGCGACGGTCGCGGGCTGTCGGTTGGGCAGCGATTCAAGGCTGAGGTGCGAGTCCACGCGCGAGAACATGTTCATTGCGACTGA
This genomic stretch from Sphingomonas panacis harbors:
- a CDS encoding FeoA family protein, with the translated sequence MFSRVDSHLSLESLPNRQPATVAAIDWTRLSVPEARRLRELGFDEGVGVEVLHRSLIGKGPIACRIGRMTVALRRTVAGAIRVSQHAA